TAGAAATGAAAATTGGCGTTTTCTAACACTTTTAAGTGCCGGTTGCAAATCTACGCAGAAAAAAGTAATCGTTCGTAATATAAACAAGAATTACATACAAATTCAGGTATTTAAAAgcataatttaacttaaacgTTGCAGTTGCTACGTTGCTGCTACCGGTAAACTATTGCAAgctgttttaatattaaaatttagtacctaatatgtaatttttttctgcttgGCGCTTCCCATGTGCTCGCGGAAtaacttaatttgttgtttaaatgttCTGGCTACAGGGAAAAAACCATTGATAAACTGcttattattgtaattatattgtaattaatCTAATTGTCAGCAGTTTAGagtattttcataatttcattGTCAATTCGAGCAGAAGCAAGTGTGTTTGCTAGTGTTGTAAAAtgtgcaacaacagctgttttGTATTTAGAAGCGTATTtcttcaaaagcaaaacgaaaacgTGAACAATTCTGCCTTAAGTTGTAGTGCTTAGCCTTTTAAAAAAGACTGTGATTAAAATTGTGATGAGTAGGCATGACGTTTCAAACAGCGCTCGCATTCATATTTACCATATTAGCTTCCGTTAGCATTGTAGCTGCTATTATTTTGTTGggtaagcagcgcagcagcagtgacgTAGGCAGCGACGCAGCGTAACCTACTAACATTTTACTTCTGTGGTTATTAATGTTTACACTTGTTGCAGGCTGGTTTCTGATTTGGAAGGCATTTTTATCGAAATTTCGTTTGGTGCGCGAGCTGTTGGGTCAGGAGGAGCCAGAAGAGCAGCCACAACTTCTTGGAgaacaaaatcaaaacgcaCGAGCACGCAAAGCGCGACGTGACTAATCAAAGCACAATCACACACTATATACACCGTTAACTATAATTATACGCCAAGATGAACATACGCTGCGCCAAGCCCGAAGACCTCATGACCATGCAGCACTGCAACCTTTTGTGCCTGCCAGAGAACTATCAAATGAAATACTATTTTTACCATGGACTCACGTGGCCCCAGCTTAGCTATGTGGCTGTTGACGACAAGGGCGGCATTGTCGGCTACGTGCTGGCCAAGATGGAGGAGCCAGAGCCCGGCGAGGAGAGCAATCACGGACACATTACCTCACTGGCGGTCAAGCGTTCCTATCGCCGTCTCGGCCTCGCACAAAAGCTAATGAACCAAGCCTCGCAGGCCATGGTGGAGTGCTTCAAGGCTCAGTATGTCTCGCTCCACGTGCGTAAGAGCAATCGTGCTGCTCTTAACCTCTACACCAACTCGCTTAAGTTCAAGATCATTGAGGTGGAGCCCAAGTACTATGCGGATGGCGAGGATGCCTATGCCATGCGTCGTGATCTTGGCGAATTCGCTGACGACGACAAAGCGAAGTGTGATGAGTCTGATGCAGCGGGtaataataagaatatatatagaggCACCTCTGGCGCGCACAATCATAGTGGTCATGATGGTCATTGCTGTTGAAACGTGCAGGTTTATTTGCGAAATAGAAACGCAGGCGGATGCgttaaatagttttgcatttttatgcgttagattttgtaattaatgaaCACATAAaacgtaattaaaattaaaaggaGATTAAGTCTTGTTTTTTTGCCGACTACAAAAATACGTTACATGGAGCTTTTACAAGTTTCCCTTactataatttgaaaaaactGTTCCCAGTTGTCATATTCCAATGCTATAAAAGGATTTCCCTGTTTTTCATATCAACAGCACTTTAACAGCGTTCCTAACATTGTCGAATTCGGTAAGCGCGAATCGTTGTCCATTTCAAATTATACACATTATTTGACAAACAGCACAAGCTCCTTTTCCCAAACcgttttttgttaaaaataaactgaaaacGTTTTTactaagaaaataattattaatgagtcattatttttataataatttagtttttaaatgtattaccTGCTGTTTTTCAGATTATGGCGCTTCCAATTGTTGTGGATGACAGTTGCAGCTGCCTTCTTACTGGATGGTATGTGCTATAAGTGGAAAATATAAGTTGCGGTCGAGCTCGAACGTCGGATCTCCCGCTCGCACCAACGGTGGCCGCACTGCTCGCGCACCTGATAAAGTAGATAACGGAATAACGgtcaaacataaacaaagcgTCGTTTGAAAGTCACGGTCTCGGTAGCGGatgaatgcaaatgcaaacgcgAAAAGGAAGTAAATACGTAAAAATCGACAAGTTACAACGTGCGCGCGTGTGTGCAGAAATCAAAACagtttgcaaattaataaaataatcaatggcaatgaaatgaaagatTATTACTGTGGCTGGCAATAAAGCGCGTAAAGCATACGAAAGcgaaagcaagcaaaacagcaaAGAGTGTGAGTGCACGTGTTTAATCCCaaagttaaagcaataaaaaaaaacagttgcgGATTTGATGAGCCTAATATTGAagattaaaagcaaaagcggctttgcaatttaaagtgtgtgtgaggcGTGTGGAAAGAGGGAGACGGAGGACGAGACAAAAGcagctgtttattgttgttgcttaaacgGGGTCAAAAGTTCGTGTGCTGTCGAGCTGTCGGCACTCGACGCCGCTGCCCCGACACTGTCTGCCTAATTTTGCCGCAAAACAACTAACTAACAGTGCTATAGTAGCGACTAATACTTTTGCTAAAAGGCACTCAAGTGCAATTGTGTGAGACGCTGTTCAGACAAAGGCGCCCCAGACAAGCCTACGGCTTATAAAAGCGCgagtgtgtgtaagtgtgcgagtgtgtgtctgtgagtGTCTTACATAtgatacaaaaatatgtaaaagaCAAACAAGGCCAATTCGCGTacaaaaagaaatagaaacataaagcaaaagtgcaactaaaaataaagcgacgactgcagcagcagcagcgcagctttaacAATAACGGAAAGTCATAAACGCATGCTGTCTCTATCGCACGCATAACACAGGTAAGCGCAGACATCACATCAAAGCTAAAACGAACAGCGGGTGTAAGGACAATTTGTCAACGAGGCCTAGGCACGCGCTTAACAACTACCGCTATACGCTCACTGTCGCTTCTTTGCTTATCATATTTTATACTTACATCTGATCATTATCATCTTTGTCACTgtcagcaacagccgcagccgcagtcaCAGTCTCTCGCatcatttttaaagcaaacagttttgcttgcttctcaacttcttgtttttctttcttcaCATACACATTCGCCTTGCTGactgcgccgctgccgctgccggcctgcgctgctgctctgctgctctgcctgctGGGGTCTGCGTACGTGTTGGGGCTCAGCAGACGTCAACAACTTTTTGgctacatacaaatatataataaaaagttaagaTTGGAGCACATGTCCACTAATTAAAGTTATTTAGCTATAGCTTTTGGCCTCAAACACTTGTCGTCATTCAGTCGCAGCTATTTTTCATTCTACGCTGTCCTTTCTCCTCTCGTTCGCTTTTGGAGTGTGTTTATggcttcaattcaattaaacaactgggtcagctacagctgctgctgctgcctctctGTGGTCGCattggcaacggcaacgacaaCGTGGTTGTCGCTATCGCTGGACAGCCAAGCCAACAATTCCTTCATTCCATCTGAATGCTAAAATCCGCTTGCGgcgtaattaattttagtgcCTAGACTgccagccacaacaacaacaacaacaacaacaacagcagcaaaagcgcaGAATATGAAAAGCTCTCACCTAATGCAATTTCAGATGCGTGAGTAgggaattgaaattgattaaatgCCAAGACAACAACgccagcaattgctgctgctgctgcagtgaaTGCAGCTTAAGTGCATGCCAATCTAGACGTGGCCTTTAATCAAAGCAGCTTATTAGATAAAAGTGCTGGCACTAGTCCTATTGTTagttaaagcaaacagcttaTGATCAATaaggaattttataaaaacatttcaagCTGAAACGCAGAATCAATTGCCAAAATTGGAGCTATGAAAGACAATGGTACATATGGGAAAAGGTTAGGCTGAGCTTTGAGCGAGCTATGTGGATTTCTTAATTATAGTTATGAAACGCAAAAAGATAAACTATGCAAAAAATGGTTTGCATATGACCCCATAGAGTTCTATTCTTCATCTTTGATAATTCGTAAGCGGAGCTCTGAGAATTCCATTCAAACttcagcaatttaaattaatattaatttgctcaAATTGAATGCCATCAAAGCAGCTGAAAGTTGAAATATGcactttatattaaaactatgttaggtttgaaaataatttaggCGACATACAAAACTTTGTTTGGACAACATATTTCGACATTTAGAACTTAAGCACTTAGGGCAAGTAACATGTAAAGTATTTATGCTGCAAACTTGCCCTAGcagagttttttgtttatcataACTCAAGTTATGCATGACTTCTAGCAAACCTACGcactattttgtttgttttaaaaaaactcaaacaatttatgcattttgcacAATCTTGATAGCTGCTGGGACGCTGTGGCTTGTGGTTAATAAATACATGAAATGTCcattaaatatgctttttatggctgcttattcattaaaaaataaacaaaaagtagcaacagctgcaagttaagcaatacatatatatatatatatattctatttatCTCTCATCGATTTAAATGCCAAGTCGCTGGTTTTGTCCCGTCGGGAGTCAAGTGTGAAACTTTACGcacacaaaactttgctgatcaatgaaattaaaaagattTATGATTTCAAGTTGCGCCCCAAAGCCAACCcttcccccccccccccccccccccccccccccccccccccccccccccaaaaaGACAAATAATTCTCTATAGACTTGgccacacgcatacacacgcaGTTACAATCAGCGCCAGCGCTTTGGGAGCCAAAGTTTTCAAGTGTCATCCTTAAACGGCATAAGTGTGGCCAGGGGGGCCAGCAGGGCGAGCatacaatgtttttttttttctctgtgtCCTGCCCATTACTTTGAATTGCAGTCATTTTAGTTAATGCGCAGGACCCAGCGTCAGGCCTCAGGCTCAGGTTCAGGCTCAGGCCCTGCTCATTGAATCTCGTGTGCCAATAAAGAGGGCACAggaaaataaaacttgtaataatcaggcaaacaaaagctgcgtTACTTtctattaaaatcaaaagagTTTTTTGGGTTcaccgaaaacaaaaaaccaaaaaaaaagtcaagtaAAATGCgaattatgttaatttaaagtGAAGTTTTCCGCAAGCCCATCAACACCAAAAGCAAAGTGTTTAACTGCCCTACAAAGAGAGCCTTGGCTAAAATCCCACGCAAGTTAACCGAATTTTCGAGTAGGTCCCAcagtctgtccgtctgtctgttgGTCTTTTGgagtgctggctgctgcttccggctgctgcttttgcggCTCTGACTTATGCCTTGTTTGAACAAAAGGACAACGGAAGAAGCAGAGCTcacagcagagagagagagagcgagcgagagcgagagcgagcagtGAGATTGCCAAGTCAGCTGATTTTGTACGAAAATTACTGTTGgctaatttttgctttgaccACGCCCATTAATACGCCAACAAATTTGTGTCTGCCTCCCTTCCTGTGTCTctctcttcttcttgctgGCTCCTTGgttagctaaattaaataaaggtTGAGACAATAACGCCTGCTAAAGCAAAAGGTGTCGCCCCAGGGGCGTGTGCAGATGTTTCTTTAATAGACTTTTActtcaatacacacacacacacacacacacacatacagctgcggcacacacacacacagagttgaAAGTGTGACAATAAGAGAAAAAATGGGTTCTGGAAAAGAATAAACAAGTTTGGCTGTCGCCCGCTGAGCGTTAAAACAAGCAATGGTTTGGTTATCGTTGCCATTACAGTTATACGTTGagtacactgcaagaaaaatgAGCTAAGGGCATAATATGGCGTCATAGCCcaaaaaagtaggcaacaaaatatgcaattaaaaattacgcAAGCGTAAACTTTGATATAAAAACTTAGACTTATTTTGatgtaaaaattcataattcttataaaatataattatttaaaataaaaaatatattataaaaaaatatattatagctaaaaatatatatatagttaaaaacTAAGCTAGTCTCTGCAtctaaaaattcattaaaagcgtattttatttatctatttaacatctttgatattttgttgttaatatcttaaatatgaattaatttgtataaagcttgattttgttttaaatatatatttcatagcTTGAGTCTATTGAGTCTTAGAGCATTAACTAGTATTTACTTTAAACTAAGCTTTAGCTCATTGCTGCTCTCATAATAATTTTctacacaattttttgctgAAGTGCAGTCTCTCACACTCTGGATTCTGCCTAGTGTAGTCGTGCCCTAGGCAATGCATATGGTGTGCCATCCACATGACCCGCATATCATCAAGCGGCGGCTTCGGCGTCGGAGTCGCCTTTTGGCAGCCGCtaccacagcaacaactacacgacaacaacaacaacaacagcaacagcagcagcaatatgaaACAAACTGCGCCTTGGCAAATTTAAACAACGTAAATGGAAATGCTGCTAGCAtcagaaaaaaagaaaaaaaaaaaacagcaaaaaaggCAAATGTCACGCATGCGACGCGTTGAACCTTTTTTCAAGCGCTTTCTTTGCTATTTCatttctttgctttcatttcgGGCGCTACGTTtggatttttctttttttttttgtcagctGCTTCACAAGCAGCGCAAACGAAGCATGGCAACCACTTTGCCATTTGCCTGGGCTGCAAACTATTTCGCCGGCGTGGTGGTGGCAGCGCAAATCAAATGCTCAATTTgcaatattgcgcatacgccgcatgtgcTGCGGCGTTTGTAAAAGCGTCAGCAGACGCCGCCGAATTGTAAAACGATGACTACAACTACTATAAAAATTGTACGTTGTTTAAATTGCGTGTGGGCAAAAGCTTAGTGGCAATAGCTTAATTTAAGTTCTGGGCATGACAACATTTGTGGACACGCCCCAAAGCTTAGACAACAAACTAACTACAATTTCGAAATTCGTGGCTGAggcagttaattaaaatttagtttggtGCGCAAATTATTAGCATTGAGTGTAAATATGATggacaaaaatatttttcattaattaagaGTTTGAAATGCGTACTCTGCCCCAAAGGGCCAAGCAGCATACACAAAGTCAAATGTCAACAGGAACCGCAATTTTATTCATTGCCAgtcacaccaacacacacatatatatatacagttatatatattatatacactttgcgcTTTTGTCTGTTTTATGCTAATGTGGCAGGCACTGGGCCCAACGAtgaggacgacgacgacgacg
The DNA window shown above is from Drosophila busckii strain San Diego stock center, stock number 13000-0081.31 chromosome 3L, ASM1175060v1, whole genome shotgun sequence and carries:
- the LOC108598719 gene encoding small integral membrane protein 13 — translated: MTFQTALAFIFTILASVSIVAAIILLGWFLIWKAFLSKFRLVRELLGQEEPEEQPQLLGEQNQNARARKARRD
- the LOC108598718 gene encoding N-alpha-acetyltransferase daf-31; protein product: MNIRCAKPEDLMTMQHCNLLCLPENYQMKYYFYHGLTWPQLSYVAVDDKGGIVGYVLAKMEEPEPGEESNHGHITSLAVKRSYRRLGLAQKLMNQASQAMVECFKAQYVSLHVRKSNRAALNLYTNSLKFKIIEVEPKYYADGEDAYAMRRDLGEFADDDKAKCDESDAAGNNKNIYRGTSGAHNHSGHDGHCC